A single genomic interval of Armigeres subalbatus isolate Guangzhou_Male chromosome 1, GZ_Asu_2, whole genome shotgun sequence harbors:
- the LOC134205138 gene encoding uncharacterized protein LOC134205138: protein MVSADELNTALQACGYSSLGYDEAQTIVKHINGSISNKNEAAMFIAQLIHESGGFQHRVETGRGRGYDYGSTSYYGRGYLQLTHDYNYRDASWDIFKDDRLVNNPDFVSNSVDMSMRVSVWFWETRVRPKGGPADNNFGLTTKAINGGLEPPGSSGAIRRFNMYRKVADALGVRNPASQ, encoded by the coding sequence ATGGTCAGCGCTGATGAGTTGAACACAGCTTTACAAGCGTGCGGTTATAGCTCGTTGGGTTACGATGAAGCCCAGACCATCGTCAAGCACATCAATGGGTCTATCAGCAATAAGAACGAAGCAGCAATGTTTATTGCCCAGCTGATTCACGAGAGCGGTGGCTTCCAGCATCGCGTTGAAACCGGAAGGGGACGCGGCTACGACTATGGAAGCACCAGCTACTACGGCCGGGGTTATCTTCAACTGACTCACGACTACAATTATAGGGATGCTTCGTGGGACATTTTCAAAGATGATCGACTGGTTAACAATCCTGATTTTGTGTCGAATAGTGTGGATATGTCGATGCGCGTTTCAGTGTGGTTCTGGGAGACGCGCGTTCGCCCAAAAGGAGGTCCTGCTGATAATAATTTTGGTTTGACGACAAAAGCGATCAACGGTGGTTTGGAGCCACCGGGCAGTTCCGGTGCAATTAGACGTTTTAATATGTACAGAAAGGTTGCCGATGCGCTGGGAGTCAGAAATCCTGCGAGCCAATAA